TTTTAATATAACTTTTACTTGGACATTAAGTGTTTGTACTTTAATACTATCTTCTTTTACTAGAGTAATAATCCCTTCATGAATAAAAGGTAAACCCTTGTAGTGATTAATCAAAGTAATTGGGGCTTTATTCTTTTTTATAATTACCAAGTTTTTTAATAATTCATCCTCAAAATTATCTTCATCTTTTTCTCCAACTATAACTTTTAATAGGGTATTTGTTAATTGGTCAAAATTTACAGGCTTTTGAATGAAATTTGTAATTCCTTCTTTTGAAAACTTTTCTATGTTTTCTGAGTAACCATAAGCAGAACAAACTATAATTTTAGAAGAATGCTTTGTTTTATTTAGATTTTCTATAAATTCATGACCATCCATTTTAGGCATTTGAATATCTGTTAATATAATATTAGGATCATAGTTTTTGCAAATTTCTAGGGCCTCAAGGCCATTTTTAGCCACAAAAACTTTATCAAAAAGTTTTTCTAAGAATACTCTCATTTGATTTTGAATAGCTATGCTATCTTCTACTATTAGTGCTGATAAATCTTTTGCAACCTCTTTTAGTGCTTTTAAGTTAGACATTTATTTATATATCCTTTGCAGAAAATCTTATTTCAAAACAAGCACCATCATCTTTATTTGATGCTTGTATTTGCCCATTTAAATGTTTTTCAATTATTACTTTTGACATATATAAACCCAGCCCTGTTCCTAATTCATCTTTAGTGGTGAAATAAGGATCAAAGATTTTGTTTAAAATATCTTCATCTATTCCACCTGCATTATCACTTATTTGAATTATTATTTGATTATTATCCATAAATTCATTTATTTTTATTATTCTATCTTTTTGTCTTTTTTCAATTAAAGCTTCTTTTGCATTTTTTATAATATTTATAAACACTTGCAAAAGTTCTTTAGAATAAGTATAAATCTCATTTTGTGATTTATACTCTTGAAGAATAGTAATGTTATTATTCTCTAACATTTTACCCATTACTTTAAAGGTTTCGTTAAATACAGATTTAACGGTAACTAAATCTTTCTCTTTATTTGGTTTAAAAAAGTTTTTAAAATCATCGATTGTTTGAGAAAGATATTCTGTTTGAGATATGATATCATCTAAATTTTCTTTTAATGAATCATTATTAACACTATCAAGTTCTATGTCAGCTAGAATATTATTTGCACCCATAGCAACAACAGCAATTGGCTGTCTCCATTGATGTGCTATCATACTTATCATTTCTCCCATTGCTGCATGTCTTGATTGGGCAATCATTAGTTCCTCTTTATCTTGCAGTTCTTGTTTTAAATATACTTCTTTTGTGATATCTTGTATTGTACCTATTGTATTGACAATTTTTCCAGAAATAATTTCATGTTCAACATTACAATGTATATATCGTATATCATTTTCATTATATTTTTTAAATCTATATTCAATAGCGTAAGAGCTTTTTTCTTTTACACTATTGGTAAGTTTTTCTGATACTTCTTCTCTATCTTCTTCATAAACAAAAGTATTAAATAACTCTTTCATTCCAAATGTTGCATCTTCTTTTAGTCCAAATAATCTTCTTGTATTTTCAGATACAGTTATTTCCATTGTACTTATGTTTAAGCTCCAATGGGCTAAATTAGCTATTTTTTCAGCTTTTAAAAGAGTTTGTTGTGAATTACTCAGCGACATTTCTAACTCTTTTTGTTGTGTAATATCAGTGTGGAAACCAAGCATTCTTACTGGTTCATCTTCTTTATTAAAAAATGTTTTCCCCCTATCTAATATCCAAACCCAATGACCGTCTTTATGTCTTAGTCTATGAGTATTTTCATAATATTTTGTTACTTTATTATGATTGTTTTGTATATCACATACCGCATTTTCTTTATCTTCTGGATTTATAAGATTTTCCCAGGTTTTGATATCGTTTAAAAGTTCATCTGCTTTATAACCTAACATTTCTTTCCACTCTTTTGAAAAGTAAACTTTATTTTTAACTAAATCCCAATCCCATAAGCCACTGTTTGAGCCATCCACTGCTAATTTATATCTTTGGTATAACTCTTCTTGTTTTTTTGCCATTTCTTGAATAAGGTCTTGTCTTGTGTAAATATTATTAATAAACCAAATTAAAACCAATAAAACAAATATTGATAAAAGCACTATTATAATTTTAGTAATACTTACTTTATTTTGTAATGATTCATAAAAGTTTTTATAATCACTTGTTGGAATAGTGATTCTAACTCCACCAATATAGTCACCTATTTTATAATTTTGTTGATAGTGACAAGCCATACAATTTGCATCTACTTTTAAAGCACCTACATAAGTAAATCTTTTTAGATTTTTGCTAAAAGAGTAGTATTCATTTATTTTATCTTTTTCAAACTTTTTTAGAGCAACTTTTTCAAATTTATCAGGTGCATTATCAGGATTTATGGGTCTAAGACTAGTTAATTTATAATAATAATCCCCTTGTTTATTAGAGATTTCAGAGATTTGTTTTGTCATCCACGCATGATTTATTTTTATTAATAGTTTATTATTTTGTGTAAAAATATGATTATTGACTAAATATTTATTTGGTTTTAGTGTATTACTTTGTACATAGACTCCATCAAATTGAGTATTCCAATCTTTTATATGAATTGTATCTTTAAAGTGAGCCCTTGATTCATTTAAAACCATTTTTTTAGAAATATTAATTTGAGAACTTGCACTTTTATCAATAAAATAAAAAGTGATAATATTCCCTAAAATAACAAAAAAGATTGTAAGTAAGATTGCTTTTGTTTTATTCATAAATTTT
This portion of the Arcobacter nitrofigilis DSM 7299 genome encodes:
- a CDS encoding response regulator, with protein sequence MSNLKALKEVAKDLSALIVEDSIAIQNQMRVFLEKLFDKVFVAKNGLEALEICKNYDPNIILTDIQMPKMDGHEFIENLNKTKHSSKIIVCSAYGYSENIEKFSKEGITNFIQKPVNFDQLTNTLLKVIVGEKDEDNFEDELLKNLVIIKKNKAPITLINHYKGLPFIHEGIITLVKEDSIKVQTLNVQVKVILKEKTSTIETNNSTIKVRLKEFDEQNNELIFDNLEKLEHSPKKREVIRVVPDENFTASVFKKDDRYSFEVSTISTKAISFEVKFFDEKIKLNESVNLTLSFNTYYGTSYHDTQTHKERVDTKATILKIEKLENNLTKIVMLLDLSIANKKILEKYIYQREVAIVKEFKQISLE
- a CDS encoding PAS domain-containing protein produces the protein MNKTKAILLTIFFVILGNIITFYFIDKSASSQINISKKMVLNESRAHFKDTIHIKDWNTQFDGVYVQSNTLKPNKYLVNNHIFTQNNKLLIKINHAWMTKQISEISNKQGDYYYKLTSLRPINPDNAPDKFEKVALKKFEKDKINEYYSFSKNLKRFTYVGALKVDANCMACHYQQNYKIGDYIGGVRITIPTSDYKNFYESLQNKVSITKIIIVLLSIFVLLVLIWFINNIYTRQDLIQEMAKKQEELYQRYKLAVDGSNSGLWDWDLVKNKVYFSKEWKEMLGYKADELLNDIKTWENLINPEDKENAVCDIQNNHNKVTKYYENTHRLRHKDGHWVWILDRGKTFFNKEDEPVRMLGFHTDITQQKELEMSLSNSQQTLLKAEKIANLAHWSLNISTMEITVSENTRRLFGLKEDATFGMKELFNTFVYEEDREEVSEKLTNSVKEKSSYAIEYRFKKYNENDIRYIHCNVEHEIISGKIVNTIGTIQDITKEVYLKQELQDKEELMIAQSRHAAMGEMISMIAHQWRQPIAVVAMGANNILADIELDSVNNDSLKENLDDIISQTEYLSQTIDDFKNFFKPNKEKDLVTVKSVFNETFKVMGKMLENNNITILQEYKSQNEIYTYSKELLQVFINIIKNAKEALIEKRQKDRIIKINEFMDNNQIIIQISDNAGGIDEDILNKIFDPYFTTKDELGTGLGLYMSKVIIEKHLNGQIQASNKDDGACFEIRFSAKDI